A stretch of Fusobacterium massiliense DNA encodes these proteins:
- a CDS encoding ComEA family DNA-binding protein, which yields MKKIIGILVFTITFFNLYATPEDLSKDDYKLIMSSQDMRKDKEEHLDINKATKQEMLSRGVASSYVNKILEYREITGGFEKIENLKDIKGIGQATYEKLKKFFKVASEPKRKDLSINTADDLTLKYFGFSKKEIKELRKYLDKYDRISNNIELKKVIDKKKYEKLKDNINYGG from the coding sequence ATGAAAAAAATAATAGGGATTTTAGTGTTTACTATAACATTTTTTAATTTGTATGCAACTCCGGAAGATTTATCAAAAGATGACTATAAATTAATAATGAGCTCTCAAGATATGAGAAAGGATAAGGAGGAACATTTAGATATAAATAAAGCAACAAAACAAGAAATGTTATCTCGTGGTGTAGCTAGTAGCTATGTTAATAAAATTCTAGAATATAGAGAAATAACCGGTGGATTTGAAAAAATAGAGAATTTGAAAGATATAAAAGGAATAGGACAAGCAACTTATGAAAAATTAAAAAAATTTTTTAAAGTTGCATCTGAACCTAAAAGAAAAGATTTAAGCATTAATACTGCTGATGACTTAACTCTAAAATATTTTGGATTTAGCAAAAAAGAAATAAAAGAATTAAGAAAATATTTGGATAAATATGATAGAATAAGTAATAATATAGAACTTAAAAAAGTTATAGATAAAAAGAAATATGAAAAATTAAAAGATAATATTAATTACGGGGGATAG